One genomic window of Azospirillaceae bacterium includes the following:
- a CDS encoding alanine racemase, translated as MPIPADLETPVLLLDQARLDANIARMQARMDALGVRFRPHVKTSKSADVVRRQVAAGARGLTVSTLKEAERFFAAGFDDILYAVAIAPAKFDHALRLVRAGLNLTLVVESVAAAEQLSAHGRTNGHRHAVMIEVDTDGHRSGVRPDDPLLLAVAAALGVVEDAGAGLVGVMTHAGSSYGLSTPDALAAMAEQERAGCVQAAERLRAAGHACPVVSVGSTPTALNARHLEGVTEVRAGVYAFFDLVMAGVGVCDLDDIALSVLTTVIGHRPDTGWIITDAGWMAMSRDRGTQGQAVDHGYGLVCDHDGRPIPDLTFRGANQEHGVLHWTGDAGTDLAARFPVGSQLRILPNHACATAAQFDAYAVLSDGPLARWDRFSGW; from the coding sequence ATGCCCATCCCCGCCGATCTGGAAACCCCCGTCCTGCTGCTGGACCAGGCCCGCCTGGATGCCAACATCGCCCGCATGCAGGCGCGGATGGATGCGCTGGGTGTCCGCTTCCGGCCGCACGTGAAGACCAGCAAGAGCGCTGACGTGGTGCGCCGCCAGGTGGCGGCCGGCGCGCGCGGCCTGACTGTTTCCACATTGAAGGAGGCGGAGCGGTTCTTCGCCGCCGGCTTCGACGACATCCTCTACGCCGTCGCCATCGCCCCGGCGAAGTTCGACCATGCCCTGCGGCTGGTTCGGGCCGGCTTGAACCTGACCCTGGTGGTGGAATCGGTGGCGGCGGCGGAACAGCTGTCGGCCCACGGCCGGACCAACGGCCATCGCCACGCCGTGATGATCGAGGTCGATACCGACGGCCACCGTTCCGGCGTGCGCCCCGACGATCCCCTGCTGCTGGCGGTGGCGGCGGCGCTGGGGGTGGTCGAGGACGCCGGTGCCGGGCTGGTGGGCGTCATGACCCACGCCGGCAGTTCCTACGGCCTGTCCACGCCCGACGCCCTGGCGGCGATGGCGGAGCAGGAACGGGCAGGCTGCGTCCAGGCGGCCGAACGCCTTCGTGCCGCCGGCCACGCCTGCCCGGTGGTCAGCGTCGGGTCCACCCCCACGGCCCTCAACGCCCGGCATCTGGAGGGCGTGACGGAGGTGCGGGCCGGCGTCTATGCCTTCTTCGACCTGGTGATGGCGGGGGTGGGTGTCTGCGATCTGGACGATATCGCCCTGTCGGTGCTGACGACCGTCATCGGCCACCGGCCGGATACCGGCTGGATCATCACCGACGCCGGCTGGATGGCGATGAGCCGTGACCGGGGCACGCAAGGCCAGGCGGTGGACCACGGTTATGGCCTGGTGTGTGACCACGACGGCCGGCCCATCCCCGACCTGACCTTCCGTGGCGCCAACCAGGAACACGGCGTGCTGCACTGGACGGGGGATGCGGGCACGGATCTGGCCGCGCGTTTCCCGGTGGGGTCGCAACTGCGCATCCTGCCCAACCACGCCTGCGCCACGGCAGCGCAGTTCGATGCCTATGCCGTGCTGTCCGACGGCCCCTTGGCCCGGTGGGATCGGTTCAGCGGTTGGTGA
- a CDS encoding NAD(P)-binding protein, with the protein MADTDRLGLTAPITRRDMLNGVLLGSGAALGAAACPAHALAAGQGADGLDPFTGYGGVGDYALSNGNTAAVMNAAHRVRDGAYQALGDGPAAGPVDEDYDLVIVGGGLSGLMAAYEYAKGTGGRRRCLILENHPVFGGAAKQNEFLVNGVRLIGPQASNDFLPPEPGSGTQVDQVFAELDIPRTYTFKDWDPKLTPLRFALDNYDNMDGMAEGTVDVAYHFDPSTGAKQPYWVRNIWEDALARTPYGADVRRQLLQWRATTGETGDEDPRLLDTMTYKHYLEQVKGYAPAVTRFAQPVVGLLGGVGADAVSARVGHHYVTEGRGKPTPSFPGGNSMLSRYLTRALIPDALGAGPTGGQAGFNAVANGRVRFDALDRQGQPTRIRLRATAVRVEHQNRDANSGAVLVTYERDRDLKRVRAKAVIMASGGWVTRRVVADLPDDIRAAYAQFIHAPALVANVALTNWRFLYRLGATAARWIDDGTMFGFCANIRRPMVVGDYDPPLHPDRPTLLTFYMGLYTPGHDAATQASLGRGRLLATSYADYERIIRSQMADMFTGSGFDPRRDIAGIILNRWGHARVVQPPGFYYGVDGRPSPREVVAKGFGRIAIAHAELNGAQNYTGAFQHGKRAAQQILALGV; encoded by the coding sequence TTGGCTGACACGGACCGCCTGGGCCTGACCGCGCCCATCACCCGTCGCGACATGTTGAACGGCGTCCTGCTGGGCAGCGGCGCCGCCTTGGGTGCTGCCGCCTGTCCCGCGCACGCCCTGGCGGCAGGGCAGGGCGCGGACGGCCTTGATCCCTTCACCGGCTATGGCGGCGTCGGGGACTATGCCCTGTCCAACGGCAACACCGCCGCGGTGATGAACGCCGCCCACCGCGTGCGCGACGGCGCCTATCAGGCGCTGGGTGATGGCCCCGCCGCCGGGCCGGTGGATGAGGATTACGACCTGGTGATCGTCGGCGGCGGCTTGAGCGGCCTGATGGCGGCCTACGAATACGCCAAGGGTACCGGCGGCCGGCGGCGCTGCTTGATCCTGGAAAACCATCCCGTCTTCGGCGGTGCCGCCAAGCAGAACGAATTCCTGGTGAACGGCGTGCGCCTGATCGGCCCCCAGGCTTCCAACGATTTCCTGCCGCCGGAACCGGGCAGCGGCACCCAGGTGGACCAGGTGTTCGCGGAACTGGACATCCCGCGGACCTACACCTTCAAGGACTGGGACCCCAAGCTGACGCCGTTGCGCTTCGCGCTCGACAATTACGACAACATGGACGGCATGGCGGAAGGCACGGTGGACGTGGCCTATCATTTCGATCCGTCCACCGGCGCCAAGCAGCCCTACTGGGTGCGCAACATCTGGGAAGACGCCCTGGCGCGCACGCCCTATGGGGCCGATGTCCGGCGTCAGCTGCTGCAATGGCGCGCCACGACGGGGGAGACGGGGGACGAGGACCCGCGCCTGCTCGACACCATGACCTACAAGCACTACCTGGAACAGGTGAAGGGCTACGCGCCGGCGGTGACGCGCTTCGCCCAGCCGGTGGTGGGCCTGCTGGGCGGGGTGGGGGCGGATGCCGTGTCCGCCCGCGTCGGCCACCATTACGTGACGGAGGGCAGGGGCAAGCCCACCCCCTCCTTCCCCGGCGGCAATTCCATGCTCAGCCGCTATCTGACCCGCGCGTTGATCCCGGACGCGTTGGGCGCGGGACCCACAGGCGGACAGGCGGGATTCAACGCCGTCGCCAACGGCCGGGTGCGTTTCGATGCGTTGGATCGCCAGGGACAGCCCACCCGCATCCGCCTGCGCGCCACCGCTGTGCGGGTGGAACATCAGAACCGCGATGCCAACAGCGGGGCGGTGCTGGTGACCTATGAGCGCGACCGCGACCTGAAGCGGGTGCGGGCCAAGGCGGTGATCATGGCCAGCGGCGGCTGGGTCACCCGCCGGGTGGTGGCGGACCTGCCGGACGACATCCGTGCCGCCTATGCCCAGTTCATCCATGCCCCCGCCCTGGTGGCCAACGTGGCCCTGACCAACTGGCGCTTCCTTTATCGCCTGGGCGCCACGGCGGCGCGCTGGATCGACGACGGCACCATGTTCGGTTTCTGCGCCAACATCCGCCGGCCCATGGTGGTGGGCGACTATGACCCGCCGTTGCATCCGGACCGGCCCACCCTGCTGACCTTCTACATGGGGCTGTACACGCCCGGCCATGATGCCGCGACCCAGGCCAGCCTGGGCCGGGGCCGCCTGCTGGCCACCAGCTACGCCGATTACGAACGCATCATCCGCAGCCAGATGGCGGACATGTTCACCGGATCCGGCTTCGATCCGCGCCGCGACATCGCCGGCATCATCCTGAACCGCTGGGGCCACGCCCGGGTGGTGCAGCCGCCGGGCTTCTATTACGGTGTGGACGGCCGGCCCAGCCCGCGCGAGGTGGTGGCCAAGGGTTTCGGCCGCATCGCCATCGCGCATGCCGAACTGAACGGCGCCCAGAACTACACCGGCGCCTTCCAGCACGGCAAACGCGCGGCACAGCAGATCCTGGCCCTGGGCGTATAG
- a CDS encoding phage tail protein has product MIGSVILWSGSWIPEGWHLCDGSQLQAMQYQPLFSIIGNKYGGNGTTTFALPDLRQNAIGALQWIIAIMGDYPPRS; this is encoded by the coding sequence ATGATCGGTAGTGTCATCCTGTGGAGCGGCTCTTGGATTCCGGAGGGCTGGCATCTCTGCGACGGCAGCCAGTTGCAGGCCATGCAGTACCAGCCGCTTTTCTCCATAATCGGGAACAAGTATGGCGGTAACGGAACGACGACGTTCGCCTTGCCCGACTTGCGCCAGAACGCGATCGGCGCCCTGCAATGGATCATCGCCATCATGGGTGATTATCCGCCGCGTTCATAA